A stretch of Caenorhabditis elegans chromosome IV DNA encodes these proteins:
- the icln-1 gene encoding Methylosome subunit pICln (Partially confirmed by transcript evidence) — translation MILTEVSQPTEGIKLATTNVQAFFKIDSLGNGTLYITDSAVIWISSAAGTKGFSVAYPAIVLHAISTDVSVFPSEHIFVMVDQRKSVRRRRRAPVLRTIQEDDEQRGLELAAAELEDEESDDDEEEPALEIRFVPDDKDSLSQIYHQIAVGQEENPEEDDPMYDDEEEEMEEEMGDDGQGQSGQWFTADNIDHMQMSEEGLANMQRIFGRGDQHQHHHNEDESME, via the exons ATGATTCTCACTGAAGTCAGCCAGCCAACTGAAGGAATCAAGCTTGCCACAACCAATGTACAGGCTTTCTTCAAGATTGACTCACTTGGAAACGGAACCCTTTACATTACCGATAG TGCAGTTATCTGGATCAGCTCGGCCGCTGGAACAAAAGGATTTTCGGTTGCCTATCCAGCAATTGTTCTTCATGCCATATCCACTGACGTCTCCGTTTTCCCATCAGAACACATATTTGTCATGGTTGATCAGCGGAAGTCAG TACGAAGACGGAGACGTGCGCCTGTTCTGAGGACAATACAGGAAGATGACGAGCAGAGAG GCTTGGAACTTGCTGCTGCAGAGCTCGAAGACGAAGaaagtgatgatgatgaggaagaACCAGCACTTGAAATCCGTTTTGTTCCAGATGACAAGGATTCAT taAGCCAAATTTACCATCAAATCGCTGTTGGACAAGAGGAAAATCCAGAAGAAGACGATCCTATGTATGACGACGAAGAAGAGGAAATGGAAGAAGAGATGGGTGACGACGGACAAGGACAATCTGGACAGTGGTTCACAGCTGATAAT ATTGATCATATGCAAATGAGTGAGGAAGGTCTTGCCAATATGCAGAGAATTTTCGGAAGAGGCGATCAACATCAACACCATCATAACGAAGATGAATCTATGGAATAA
- the fem-3 gene encoding Sex-determination protein fem-3 (Confirmed by transcript evidence), whose protein sequence is MPQFWNNSQMYNYAATRGQRLVQNIAAFYPPEYFWNEDESKYHTTFVVPRGTEFSKFYARRFHEALGMPPLENEIITVLDWLAKLCILEIVYHTTIWCDITGFGGLPRIEHYRLAMENVEDIIFDLAIDDFSISRLQLQISPFEISRYSPLDVSGYYETIKRKKDIEEYQNRFYEVHYSDDVRIMNVYATDCSRKR, encoded by the exons ATGCCACAGTTTTGGAACAATTCCCAAATGTATAATTACGCTGCTACCCGTGGTCAACGCCTTGTTCAAAATATCGCCGCTTTTTATCCACCCGAATATTTTTGGAACGAAGATGAATCCAAGTATCATACTACGTTTGTGGTTCCACGTGGCACAGAGTTCTCAAAGTTTTATGCTCGAAGATTTCATGAAGCACTTGGAATGCCACCACTGGAAAATGAGATTATTACGGTTTTGGATTGGCTTGCGAAGCTCTGCATTTTGGAA ATTGTATATCACACAACGATTTGGTGCGACATAACTGGATTTGGAGGGCTTCCACGTATTGAGCACTATCGTTTAGCCATGGAGAATGTTG AAGACATCATATTCGACTTGGCAATTGatgatttctcaatttcccgTCTACAGTTACAAATTTCGCCGTTTGAAATCTCTCGCTACTCACCTCTAGATGTATCTGGTTATTATGAaacaattaaaagaaaaaaagatattgAAGAATATCAAAATCGTTTCTATGAAGTTCATTATTCTGATGATGTTCGGATTATGAATGTTTATGCTACTGATTGCTCCAGGAAACGATGA
- the C01F6.14 gene encoding Ovule protein (Confirmed by transcript evidence) yields the protein MEKPWHLVKFWLEPKLSPASPSINQTRRVPRLASSPTVEKLSERFYHRFSNFLVYYYFFLFVPISPYMKFVQFL from the coding sequence ATGGAAAAACCGTGGCATTTGGTAAAGTTTTGGCTGGAACCGAAGTTGTCTCCCGCATCGCCTTCAATAAATCAAACACGAAGGGTTCCAAGGCTTGCGTCATCACCGACTGTGGAGAAGTTATCTGAAAGGTTTTAtcatagattttcaaattttttggtttattattatttctttctttttgttcCGATAAGTCCATATATGAAATTTGTccagtttttatga
- the fem-3 gene encoding Sex-determination protein fem-3 (Confirmed by transcript evidence): protein MEVDPGSDDVEADRETRAQKLKLKRNVKFRAQMRRFDEYCGVTNLTVDDLNWPLISGIPLQRQRLTGATYYDDSLLDQNPWDEFSIDRFLEITSIQLITAGAGYERNDEITRFVFQRTMKTIVTYCNFMYDLARRNGKVQITRFELQDLIHRDEFRFYMYFRQFLPNPDPNCTAFSNHYTSLLHTLYFNIPGMPQFWNNSQMYNYAATRGQRLVQNIAAFYPPEYFWNEDESKYHTTFVVPRGTEFSKFYARRFHEALGMPPLENEIITVLDWLAKLCILEIVYHTTIWCDITGFGGLPRIEHYRLAMENVEDIIFDLAIDDFSISRLQLQISPFEISRYSPLDVSGYYETIKRKKDIEEYQNRFYEVHYSDDVRIMNVYATDCSRKR, encoded by the exons ATGGAGGTGGATCCGGGTTCAGATGATGTAGAAGCTGACAGAGAAACGAGAGCTCAGAAACTAAAATTAAa AAGAAATGTCAAATTCCGTGCACAAATGAGAAGATTCGACGAGTACTGTGGAGTGACTAATTTAACAGTAGATGATCTCAATTGGCCTTTAATATCTGGAATTCCTTTACAAAGACAACGATTGACAGGAGCTACGTATTATGATGATAGTCTTCTCGATCAAAATCCTTgggatgaattttcaattgatcGATTTCTTGAAATTACTTCAATTCAATTAATAACAGCCGGTGCTGGATATGAAAGGAATGATGAAATTACTCGATTCGTTTTTCAAAGAACAATGAAGACAATTGTAACTTATTGCAATTTTATGTATGATTTGGCAAGGCGGAACGGGAAAGT tcaaataacTCGATTCGAGTTGCAAGATTTGATTCATCGCGATGAATTTCGGTTTTACATgtattttcgacaattttta CCCAATCCGGATCCGAATTGTACGGCCTTTTCCAATCACTACACGTCTCTTCTTCATACACTCTATTTCAATATTCCGGGAATGCCACAGTTTTGGAACAATTCCCAAATGTATAATTACGCTGCTACCCGTGGTCAACGCCTTGTTCAAAATATCGCCGCTTTTTATCCACCCGAATATTTTTGGAACGAAGATGAATCCAAGTATCATACTACGTTTGTGGTTCCACGTGGCACAGAGTTCTCAAAGTTTTATGCTCGAAGATTTCATGAAGCACTTGGAATGCCACCACTGGAAAATGAGATTATTACGGTTTTGGATTGGCTTGCGAAGCTCTGCATTTTGGAA ATTGTATATCACACAACGATTTGGTGCGACATAACTGGATTTGGAGGGCTTCCACGTATTGAGCACTATCGTTTAGCCATGGAGAATGTTG AAGACATCATATTCGACTTGGCAATTGatgatttctcaatttcccgTCTACAGTTACAAATTTCGCCGTTTGAAATCTCTCGCTACTCACCTCTAGATGTATCTGGTTATTATGAaacaattaaaagaaaaaaagatattgAAGAATATCAAAATCGTTTCTATGAAGTTCATTATTCTGATGATGTTCGGATTATGAATGTTTATGCTACTGATTGCTCCAGGAAACGATGA
- the lpl-1 gene encoding Octanoyl-[acyl-carrier-protein]:protein N-octanoyltransferase LIPT2, mitochondrial (Confirmed by transcript evidence), whose protein sequence is MRLSSLLRQKSTVNAIDLGQISYGAALKEQQKYVDLVKANKSETHSLNFILALEHTPVYTVGIRSKGYTKEEETRLMRLGAEFHRTSRGGLITFHGPGQLVLYPICDVRRISIKQLGVRHFVDKLEQTIIDAATEGFGIKNVGRTANTGVWVSNERKLAAIGIAVSGGVSYHGIAINCNTDLRWFDNIVGCGIEGVSTTSLSQETSRNVTVSDARPILLNAFANNFECLLNEPNDYSTCSNLKITNVVSS, encoded by the exons ATGCGTCTCTCCTCACTACTTCGTCAAAAATCAACAGTAAATGCTATCGATTTGGGTCAGATCTCGTATGGTGCCGCATTGaaagaacaacaaaaatatgtaGATTTGGTTAAAGCGAATAAATCTGAAACACATTCTTT aaattttatattgGCTCTCGAACACACACCGGTTTATACAGTGGGCATTCGAAGTAAAGGTTAtacaaaagaagaagagacaAGGTTGATGAGACTTGGTGCAGAATTTCATAGAACATCTCGTGGAGGGCTCATCACTTTTCATGGACCTGGGCAACTTGTTCTATATCCAATTTGCGATGTTCGCAGAATTTCAATCAAGCAACTAGGTGTTAGGCATTTTGTGGACAAGTTAGAGCAAACGATTATAGATGCAGCGACAGAGGGATTTGGAATCAAAAATGTTGGCCGAACTGCGAATACAG GTGTATGGGTATCCAATGAACGTAAACTCGCTGCAATTGGAATTGCTGTCTCTGGTGGAGTATCGTATCACGGGATCGCAATAAATTGTAACACTGACCTTAGATGGTTCGATAAT atTGTTGGATGTGGTATCGAAGGAGTCTCCACTACTTCCTTATCCCAGGAAACATCCCGAAATGTGACCGTTTCTGATGCTCGTCCTATTCTTCTGAACGCTTTTGCCAATAACTTTGAATGCCTTCTCAATGAACCCAATGATTATTCGACAtgttccaatttaaaaattacgaaTGTTGTTTCTAGTTAA
- the znf-706 gene encoding Small EDRK-rich factor-like N-terminal domain-containing protein (Confirmed by transcript evidence), with protein MARGQQKIQSQQKNQKKADAARKAGIDQKAAAAKALNHKCTVCLAMMPDPKTYKQHFENKHPKSPLPAELVEA; from the exons ATGGCTCGTGGTCAACAAAAGATCCAATCGCAACAGAAGAATCAAAAGAAGGCTGATGCCGCAAGAAAAGCCGGAATCGACCAGAAAGCTGCAGCTGCCAAG GCACTCAATCACAAATGTACCGTCTGTCTTGCCATGATGCCAGATCCAAAAACTTACAAGCAACACTTCGAGAACAA GCACCCAAAGAGCCCACTTCCAGCAGAACTCGTTGAAGCTTGA
- the icln-1 gene encoding Methylosome subunit pICln (Confirmed by transcript evidence), giving the protein MILTEVSQPTEGIKLATTNVQAFFKIDSLGNGTLYITDSAVIWISSAAGTKGFSVAYPAIVLHAISTDVSVFPSEHIFVMVDQRKSGLELAAAELEDEESDDDEEEPALEIRFVPDDKDSLSQIYHQIAVGQEENPEEDDPMYDDEEEEMEEEMGDDGQGQSGQWFTADNIDHMQMSEEGLANMQRIFGRGDQHQHHHNEDESME; this is encoded by the exons ATGATTCTCACTGAAGTCAGCCAGCCAACTGAAGGAATCAAGCTTGCCACAACCAATGTACAGGCTTTCTTCAAGATTGACTCACTTGGAAACGGAACCCTTTACATTACCGATAG TGCAGTTATCTGGATCAGCTCGGCCGCTGGAACAAAAGGATTTTCGGTTGCCTATCCAGCAATTGTTCTTCATGCCATATCCACTGACGTCTCCGTTTTCCCATCAGAACACATATTTGTCATGGTTGATCAGCGGAAGTCAG GCTTGGAACTTGCTGCTGCAGAGCTCGAAGACGAAGaaagtgatgatgatgaggaagaACCAGCACTTGAAATCCGTTTTGTTCCAGATGACAAGGATTCAT taAGCCAAATTTACCATCAAATCGCTGTTGGACAAGAGGAAAATCCAGAAGAAGACGATCCTATGTATGACGACGAAGAAGAGGAAATGGAAGAAGAGATGGGTGACGACGGACAAGGACAATCTGGACAGTGGTTCACAGCTGATAAT ATTGATCATATGCAAATGAGTGAGGAAGGTCTTGCCAATATGCAGAGAATTTTCGGAAGAGGCGATCAACATCAACACCATCATAACGAAGATGAATCTATGGAATAA
- the znf-706 gene encoding 4F5 domain-containing protein (Partially confirmed by transcript evidence): MMPDPKTYKQHFENKHPKSPLPAELVEA, translated from the exons ATGATGCCAGATCCAAAAACTTACAAGCAACACTTCGAGAACAA GCACCCAAAGAGCCCACTTCCAGCAGAACTCGTTGAAGCTTGA
- the cpna-3 gene encoding VWFA domain-containing protein (Confirmed by transcript evidence) gives MLLVSPDKMAAYGIEITFAIRNARFYPSADGVSLKIFSLDKDMEVVEKVAETEAIYGQSDAFFTEKLNLNYRIEKMQRYRVTINVLNSSTKTIMGSMGTADFDISMMFACGGRLILLIASPLAPCSLEIVGKVPDYYSQFLRIRFSGNYLHSPSDVIPLQLYYILSIPTEERTIMLYKSEMLRETKYPEWAAFSIPLFLLNYFNESSIQLHVYNYTPNHDDQLVGHCTTTLTQLQQGVGHFNSYMLMEPNGKRIHEKTCIELKELSLENGPTFFQMMENNVKIQLTSAIDLTASNGNPVNQSSLHYIHPHQPSPYLEALLQTVPPLLAYLPNPQNPHIGALGFGAKVQVPGGALQLSHCFCLNGTPTDPRVEGLGGLLSAYRTAVMGLQPFAPTDFSEVIYFMSKFAKAESRRHVGLYFVLIIYSDGGPANALNMKRSIDAIVDASPHPMSIIGVGMGQDRDHSPMRNLEKLTLKHSDGRLLVRQNYSYVDPSDLESSDVLAMIPIQMAQWKRMFHFDPK, from the exons ATGCTGCTCGTTTCTCCCGACAAAATGGCGGCATACGGAATCGAGATAACTTTCGCTATTCG aaatgcTCGGTTCTATCCATCAGCCGATGGCGTTAGCCTCAAAATATTCAGTTTGGACAAGGACATGGaagttgttgaaaaagttGCTGAAACCGAAGCGATTTATGGACAAAGTGAcgcatttttcacagaaaagtTAAATCTAAACTACAggattgaaaaaatgcaaagatATCGAGTTACCAT aaatgtaCTAAACTCCTCCACAAAGACAATTATGGGATCAATGGGTACTGCCGATTTCGATATTTCTATGATGTTCGCATGTGGAGGACGTCTCATTCTCCTTATCGCTTCACCACTTGCGCCATGTTCTCtggaaattgttggaaaagtTCCAGATTATTATTCCCAGTTTCTCCGCATTaggttttctggaaattatttgcACAGTCCTTCGGATGTTATTCCACTTCAACTGTATTACATTCTCTCAATTCCCACTGAAGAACGGACAATTATGTTGTACAAATCGGAAATGTTGAGAGAAACAAAATATCCAGAATGGGCGGCATTTAGTATTCCTCTGTTTCTgcttaattattttaatgaatCATCGATTCAACTTCATGTATATAATTACACACCAAATCATGATGATCAACTCGTTGGACACTGTACAACTACTCTCACACAACTACAACAAGGTGTTGGGCATTTTAATTCTTACATg CTGATGGAGCCTAATGGGAAACGAATTCATGAAAAGACTTGCATCGAATTGAAAGAATTGAGCTTGGAAAATGGtccgacattttttcaaatgatggAAAATAA tgtgaAGATTCAATTAACGTCTGCCATCGATTTGACTGCATCAAATGGAAATCCTGTAAACCAATCTTCTCTTCATTACATCCATCCTCATCAACCATCTCCATATCTCGAAGCACTTCTTCAAACAGTTCCCCCACTTCTTGCTTATCTTCCAAATCCTCAGAATCCTCATATTGGAGCTCTTGGGTTCGGTGCAAAAGTTCAAGTTCCTGGAGGTGCTCTTCAGTTATCACACTGTTTTTGTTTA AATGGAACTCCAACTGATCCACGTGTAGAAGGTTTGGGAGGACTGCTAAGTGCTTATAGAACTGCAGTTATGGGTCTTCAACCATTTGCACcaacagatttttcagaagttatttattttatgtCAAA ATTCGCAAAAGCTGAATCTCGTCGTCATGTTGGTCTCTACTTCGTTCTAATCATCTATTCAGATGGTGGCCCTGCCAATGCACTTAACATGAAAAGATCAATTGATGCAATAGTTGATGCATCGCCTCATCCAATGAGTATTATCGGAGTTGGAATGGGACAG GATCGAGATCACAGTCCGATGCGAAATCTTGAGAAACTGACATTGAAACATTCCGACGGACGGCTTCTCGTGCGACAG aactataGCTACGTAGATCCGTCGGACCTAGAATCTAGTGATGTGTTAGCAATGATCCCGATTCAAATGGCTCAGTGGAAACGGATGTTCCATTTTGATCcgaaataa
- the gldi-10 gene encoding AMP-activated protein kinase glycogen-binding domain-containing protein (Confirmed by transcript evidence) — translation MFGNEKSEESGSSGFGLAEVKKVFQWILGCTYAKKTFKTRISEMFHFADAPHIVVYERSEERPWYSMVGIIIAVLIVVMSLYYTLEAGYRSIRKLMLSMLQDPQQSTVSTPRCLSPTNMGSKKSSPQTPKTPDVIRQKVPMNEPVNCVFIRPVIPKTIPEGTVAVPNLNSEEDILLDRDHCIGEKGKKINGSLEKDKKVKESGKEKIKKETKKSPQTMTLDEVQFDASSNFNIRPTMAPSPNVHTDSTQPSNRKSTGSDDSNIANAPNSSHSECDQINERVLKQIAGCRNLDEDRTDAGACDAISPQDSGMDLHGISNDFFGKIQDIIQAQLGDSNILEATSDENLSEMSMVTESLMSSLAEIEPSFIETDVQEASETSSHCEPNLGAKQTVGNEQDADIVIDDSHLFAESENECSGSILVKGGQQKVLFRWTDEKPTTVDSVTLTGSFFGWNMNIPMKRNELKMFEVCIELPDGMHDYLINVYRFD, via the exons ATGTTTG GTAATGAAAAGAGCGAAGAATCCGGAAGTTCTGGGTTTGGTTTAGCTGAAGTTAAAAAGGTTTTCCAGTGGATTCTCGGATGCACTTATGCgaagaaaacattcaaaactaG aatttctgaaatgtttcattttgcTGATGCTCCGCACATTGTCGTGTATGAGCGAAGTGAGGAGCGACCATGGTATTCGATGGTTGGAAT aataattgcAGTTCTCATTGTAGTTATGAGTCTCTATTACACACTTGAAGCTGGATACCGTTCAATTCGAAAACTCATGCTTTCAATGCTCCAAGATCCGCAACAGAGTACTGTATCCACTCCAAGATGTCTATCACCAACAAACATGGGATCCAAGAAATCTTCGCCTCAAACTCCAAAAACTCCGGATGTGATTCGTCAAAAAGTTCCGATGAATGAGCCAGTCAATTGTGTGTTCATTCGACCAGTTATTCCAAAAACTATTCCAGAGGGTACTGTAGCCGTGCCGAATTTGAATTCGGAAGAAGATATTTTATTGGATAGAGATCATTGTATTGGagagaaaggaaaaaagataaatggaagtttagaaaaagacaaaaaagtgaaagaaagtggaaaggaaaaaattaaaaaagaaactaaaaaGAGTCCACAGACAATGACACTTGATGAAGTTCAATTTGATGCTTCttccaattttaatattcGACC AACCATGGCACCATCTCCAAATGTCCACACTGACAGTACTCAACCATCGAATCGTAAATCAACTGGATCTGATGATTCGAATATTGCAAATGCTCCAAACTCTTCACACTCGGAATGTGATCAAATTAATGAACGGGTTTTGAAACAG ATTGCTGGATGCAGAAATCTTGATGAAGATAGAACGGATGCTGGTGCATGTGATGCCATTTCTCCGCAAGACTCTGGAATGGATCTTCACGGTATttcgaatgatttttttgggaaaattcaaGAT ATTATCCAAGCCCAACTTGGAGATTCTAATATTTTGGAAGCCACTTCCGATGAGAATCTTTCGGAAATGTCAATGGTTACAGAAAGTCTCATGTCTAGTTTAGCTGAAATTGAACCATCGTTTATTGAGACTGATGTTCAAGAAGCCTCGGAAACATCATCTCACTGTGAGCCAAACCTAGGAGCAAAGCAGACTGTTGGAAATGAGCAAGATGCTGATATTGTTATTGATG attcacaTTTATTTgctgaatctgaaaatgaatgcAGTGGAAGCATCCTTGTCAAAGGTGGACAACAGAAGGTGTTGTTCCGTTGGACAGACGAAAAACCGACTACTGTAGATTCCGTTACATTGACTGGTTCATTTTTTGGTTGGAATATGAACATTCCGatgaaaagaaatgaattGAAGATGTTCGAAGTTTGTATTGAATTGCCGGATGGAATGCATGATTACCTCATTAATGTCTACCGTTTTGATTAG
- the aly-1 gene encoding Chromatin target of PRMT1 protein C-terminal domain-containing protein (Confirmed by transcript evidence) has protein sequence MARAIAIDAPLSAGIRRTKKSPIKRASVGGVKKRFSTGTAGPSRRPTAQPRRQSGGIRTVDRSIPANENREVRINLSNLAHTVHSGDLRQLFAEFKIRNVSVNFNEHGKPVGTGDVTLPKRHADRLIQKFAGVSLDGKEIKFAIIDSANIANRVKFPEAPRRAPSNGRPAQRAPKRQNVKSGKPTGGAGAQKKLKAKKPKREAQPKKTLEELDAELDVYMSKA, from the exons ATGGCTCGTGCTATTGCTATCGATGCTCCACTTTCCGCTGGAATCAGAAGAACAAAGAAAAGTCCAATCAAAAGAGCATCAGTTGGTGGAGTTAAAAAGAGATTCTCCACTGGAACTGCTGGACCATCAAGAAGACCAACTGCGCAACCAAGACGCCAAAGTGGAGGAATCAGAACAGTTGACAGATCTATTCCAGCAAATG aaaaccGTGAAGTACGTATCAACTTGTCAAACTTGGCCCACACCGTTCACTCCGGGGACCTTCGTCAACTCTtcgctgaattcaaaattcgaaacgTCTCCGTGAACTTCAACGAGCACGGAAAACCAGTAGGAACCGGAGATGTGACTCTCCCAAAACGTCACGCTGATCGTCTCATCCAAAAGTTTGCCGGAGTCTCACTCGACGGAAAGGAGATCAAATTCGCTATCATTGATTCAGCAAATATTGCAAACCGTGTCAAGTTCCCAGAAGCTCCAAGAAGAGCTCCATCAAATGGAAGACCAGCTCAAAGAGCACCAAAAAGGCAGAATGTTAAATCAGGAAAACCAACAGGAGGGGCTGGAGCTCAAAAGAAATTGAAGGCCAAGAAGCCAAAGAGAGAAGCTCAACCAAAGAAGACACTCGAAGAGTTGGATGCGGAGCTCGATGTGTATATGTCAAAAGcctaa
- the mrpl-42 gene encoding Large ribosomal subunit protein mL42 (Confirmed by transcript evidence), with protein sequence MLRNLFSITYRFASSDSPRKVVVCANGTIAAWHPPQHFPYEHTKPIDLGSLTKKDQSSRLSAAAKASSIPREPVNAELKDIFYTSKHEWYSRTREERLRNVAAPIPRRK encoded by the exons ATGCTGAGAAACTTATTTTCAATCACTTATCGATTCGCTTCATCTGATTCTCCGAg GAAAGTCGTAGTTTGTGCAAACGGAACGATTGCTGCCTGGCATCCACCACAACATTTTCCATACGAGCATACGAAACCAATTGATCTCGGTTCACTGACTAAAAAGGATCAAAGCTCTCGTTTGTCAGCAGCAGCAAAAGCTTCTTCCATTCCACGCGAGCCAGTTAACGCTGAGCTCAAGGACATTTTCTACACGAGCAAGCACGAGTGGTATTCCAG AACTCGCGAAGAACGCCTCCGCAACGTGGCTGCTCCAATTCCACGTCGTAAATAA
- the msa-1 gene encoding uncharacterized protein (Confirmed by transcript evidence), whose amino-acid sequence MVTEMFDKSGLNNVLKLVGMQNSAPSAFISAAFAPIFYMIFVR is encoded by the coding sequence ATGGTCACGGAAATGTTCGACAAGAGTGGTCTTAACAATGTGCTCAAGCTCGTCGGAATGCAGAATTCTGCTCCAAGCGCATTCATTTCAGCCGCTTTTGCTCCAATCTTCTATATGATCTTTGTACGTTAA